A genomic region of Haliaeetus albicilla chromosome 8, bHalAlb1.1, whole genome shotgun sequence contains the following coding sequences:
- the GFI1 gene encoding zinc finger protein Gfi-1: MPRSFLVKSKKAHSYHQPRSADEDYSLRLETVLAQICADSKIPEDAGLCRTVLPDPEPSQGRFSPESHLTEAADGTSESAPSCEGSVCDRVSEFEDFWRPPSPSVSPASERSVCPSLDEAPPFSVPFKPYMWNSLGGSELRHLVQSYRPCPTLERTSALGLFCERGSEPALYSAECSSSLGLYGDFGSPGPGLFERPPAAAPGLYAETQPGLQQEKGRGGIKVESDLLCRPLLISTGSYKCVKCSKVFSTPHGLEVHVRRSHSGTRPFACDMCGKTFGHAVSLEQHKAVHSQERSFDCKICGKSFKRSSTLSTHLLIHSDTRPYPCQYCGKRFHQKSDMKKHTFIHTGEKPHKCQVCGKAFSQSSNLITHSRKHTGFKPFGCDLCGKGFQRKVDLRRHRETQHGLK; the protein is encoded by the exons ATGCCGAGGTCCTTCCTAGTGAAGAGCAAGAAAGCGCACAGCTACCACCAGCCCCGCTCCGCCGACGAGGACTACAGCCTGCGGCTGGAGACGGTGCTAGCCCAGATCTGTGCAG ACAGCAAGATCCCCGAGGACGCGGGGCTGTGCCGCACCGTCCTGCCCGATCCGGAGCCTTCCCAGGGGCGCTTCTCCCCGGAATCCCACCTTACCGAGGCTGCCGATGGCACCTCTGAGTCGGCGCCCAGCTGCGAGGGCAGCGTCTGTGACAGGGTGTCCGAGTTTGAGGATTTCTGGAGACCTCCCTCGCCCTCCGTCTCGCCAG CCTCAGAGCGATCTGTGTGTCCATCCCTAGATGAAGCACCCCCCTTCTCGGTGCCCTTCAAACCATACATGTGGAACAGCCTGGGTGGCTCCGAGCTGAGGCACCTTGTGCAAAGCTACAGACCCTGCCCGACACTGGAGCGAACCTCAGCCCTGGGGCTCTTCTGCGAGCGAGGCTCTGAGCCTGCCCTCTACAGTGCAGAGTGTAGCTCTTCCCTCGGACTTTATGGTGACTTCGGCTCCCCAGGCCCAGGGCTGTTTGAGCGgccgccagcagcagcacccggACTCTATGCCGAGACGCAGCCCGGGCTGCAGCAAGAGAAGGGGCGAGGTGGCATCAAAGTGGAGTCAGACCTCTTGTGCCGCCCATTGCTCATCAGCACTGGCTCTTATAAGTGTGTCAAGTGCAGCAAG GTCTTCTCCACACCACATGGCCTTGAGGTACATGTGCGCCGCTCACACAGTGGCACGAGGCCCTTTGCCTGTGACATGTGTGGCAAGACCTTCGGCCATGCAGTCAGCCTGGAGCAGCACAAGGCCGTGCACTCACAG gaACGCAGCTTTGATTGTAAGATTTGTGGCAAGAGTTTCAAGAGATCTTCTACTCTGTCCACCCACCTGCTAATCCACTCGGACACTCGGCCCTATCCGTGCCAGTACTGTGGGAAGCGGTTCCACCAGAAATCCGATATGAAGAAACACACCTTCATTCACACAG GTGAGAAGCCTCACAAGTGCCAGGTGTGTGGAAAAGCCTTTAGTCAGAGCTCCAACCTCATCACCCACAGTCGGAAGCACACAGGCTTCAAGCCCTTTGGCTGTGATCTGTGTGGCAAAGGCTTCCAACGAAAGGTGGATTTACGGAGACACCGGGAGACACAGCATGGCCTGAAATGA